From Paenarthrobacter sp. A20:
ATCGCGGAAGCCGCGGCGGCCGACGTTGAGCACGATGAGGTTGATCTTGACGACGCCGAGTCGGACTACTTCGAGTCGGATGACGCGGAGTCGGACATCGACTCAGCTGAGGAAGAAGCTGAGGAAGCAGCCAAGGAAGAAGACACCGAGAACGAGGGCAACGACTCCCAGCATGGCTGATTCACTGATCTCATCCTTTGATGCTGTCCTTTCAGACCTGGATGGTGTGGTTTATGCAGGACCGCATGCCATCCCGGGGGCCGTGGAGTCATTGCGGCGTCTCGAAACCGTGGGCGTTGGCCTGGGTTATGTGACTAACAATGCCTCCCGGACACCGGCCCAGGTCGCGGCGCACCTGCGTGAGTTGGGTGCGCCGGCGGAGGACCATCAGGTGGTCAGTTCCTCCCAGGCAGCAGGGGAGCTTCTGGCTTCCATGCTGCCTGCGGGGGCGCATGTGCTCATCACGGGCAGCGCGGCCTTGGCCCATGAGATCGAATTGGTTGGCCTTAAGCCGGTTCACAGTGCTGCCGAGTCCCCTGTGGCCGTAGTCCAGGGCTTCAATCCGGAAATTGGTTGGAAGGATCTCGCGGAGGCATCGTATGTGGTGGCCGGGGGAGCCATGTGGTTTGCCACCAACACGGACATGTCCATTCCGCAGGCCCGCGGTATGGCGCCGGGGAATGGCACGCTGGTGGCCGCGGTGGCAGCGGCCACGGGAAAGACCCCCTTGGTGGCAGGTAAGCCGGAGGCTCCGCTGTTCCATGCCGCCGCAAAGCGGCTCAACTCCACCCGGCCCCTGGTGGTCGGAGACCGCCTCGACACCGACATCCTGGGCGGTAACCGCGCTGGATTTGCGACGGCGGCCGTCCTCACCGGCGTGGACACCACCCGCACCATTCTGGCGGCGCGGACCGACGAACGTCCCGACTATCTCCTCGCGGACCTTGGGGGCCTTTACGCGCCATACCCCGAGGTCGTCAGCGACGGCGGAACGTTCCGTTGCGGTGCGGCCTCAGCGGTTGCCGGGGATGGCACAGTCACGGTAACCGGTGACGAGGACGACCTTGACGCTTGGCGCGCGGCCTGCGCAGCCTGGTGGGCGGCAGTTCCCACCACGGCCGTAGCTCAGGCGCCGCAGCTGGACTGGCAAACTCAGTAGACTGGCAAACTCACTAGACTGGTGCGATGACCGAGCCCAACAACCTTCCGGAACCGGAACCGGAAAGCCGCAGCGGCCAAGAGGGCCCGGAAGGCCACATGCTTGACAGCCCCGAACCGGAACGCCCCGAGGTTCAATGGCCGGACGCCGCGACTCCCACGGGAGACCCGCTGGTGGACAAGGCCTTGGGGCTCTTGGGCCTTGTGCCAGCGACTCCTGTGGCAGACCACGGTGACCTTTACTCAGGAATTCATGACTTCCTGCTGGAGGCCCTGGACGCCGAGCCCGGACTTCCGGCGTCCCCCAAAAGCATCCCCCGCCCGGAAGGCGACAGCTAAGGCATGGCACGTCTCGATCAGGAACTCGTCACCCGTGGGCTGGCGAGGTCCCGTACCCATGCCGCAAAGCTCATCAGCGACGGAAAGGTCAGTTCGGCAGGAACTGTCCTCGCGAAGGCCTCCATCCAAGTAAATGCTGACACTGAATTGGACGTGGAAGCCCATCTGGAGGACATCTACGTCAGCCGCGCCGGGCACAAGCTGGACGGCGCGCTGAAGGCGTTTCCCGCCGTCGTGGTTTCCGGAAAGCGGTGCCTCGACGCCGGTGCCTCCACAGGTGGCTTTACCGATGTCCTGCTCCGGCAGGGAGCGGCAAGTGTGGTGGCGGTGGACGTCGGGCACGGCCAGTTGGTGCCGCACCTCCGTGATGACGTCCGTGTGGACGTCCACGAGGGCCTTAACGTCAGGTACATGACTCCCGAGCAGATAGGTGGTCCGGCGCAGCTGACGGTTGCTGATCTGTCCTTCATTTCTTTGACCCTCGTGGTGGCGCCGCTGGCTTACTGCACTGAACCCGGCGGCGACCTTGTCCTGATGGTCAAGCCGCAGTTCGAAGTGGGCAAGGAGCGGCTGAGCCGAACCGGGGTGGTCTCATCCGAGAATGAACGACGGCGGGCCGTTGCCCAGGTTGCGCGGGCTGCGGTGGACGCGGGGCTGGATCTGATGGACCTCGCGGCCAGTCCGCTTCCGGGCCAGGACGGAAATGTTGAGTACTTCCTGTGGATGAAGCGCAGGATGTCCGCTGTGTTGCCTAAGATCGAAGAGCGTGACGGGGACGTTGCTGCGTTGATCAAGAAACTCTGGCCGAACCACTAGAAAGCAGAACCCGATGAGCAGGCGTGTACTTGTCCTTGCCCACACAGGGCGGGAGGAATCGCTCCGTGCAGCGTGGGATGCCTGTACGCAACTGCATTCGTCAGGCTTGGTGCCCGTGCTGCAAAAGTCCGAGCTCGCCGATATTGAGCGGTTTTTCGGTGCGTTGGATACGCCTATTGAGATTCTCAACGACCACGTCAACCTGGAGGACGTGGAGTTGGTCATGGTCCTGGGCGGCGACGGAACCATCCTGCGGGCCGCAGAGTTGGTCCGAGAAGTGGACGTCCCGCTGCTGGGTGTGAACCTGGGTCACGTTGGCTTCCTGGCCGAGAGTGAACGCGCCGACCTCGCCCAGACCGTCGAGTGGATTGCCAGCCGTCAGTACACGGTGGAAGAGCGCATGACCATCGACGTCCAGGTCTGGGTCAAGGGCCAGAAGATTTGGCACACGTGGGCGCTGAACGAGGCAGCCATTGAGAAGGCCAACCGCGAACGCATGTTGGAAGTCGTCACGGAAGTGGATGAACGTCCGTTGACGTCCTTCGGATGTGATGGCGTTGTCCTGGCAACCCCCACGGGTTCCACTGCCTATGCCTTTTCGTCCGGCGGGCCAGTGGTATGGCCTGAGGTGGAAGCCTTGGTCATCGTTCCCATCAGTGCCCATGCGCTGTTCGCCAAGCCCTTGGTGGTGTCGCCGAGGTCGAAGCTGGCCGTGGAAATCATGAGCAGGACCGACGCCTTGGGCGTCCTCTGGTGCGATGGGCGGCGTTCCGTGGATCTCCCTCCGGGTGCCCGCGTTGAAGTCACGCGCTCCGCGACTCCGGTGCGGCTCGCGCGCACACACAAGACGCCGTTCTCAGCCCGGCTTGTCCGCAAGTTCGAGCTGCCCATCCACGGCTGGCGTGGCCCGGCTCCCCGGAGCGGCGAAGTCCACACCGGTCCCATCCCCGTCATCCGTACCCTTTCACCGGCTCCGTTGCCCAGTCCGCGGGATGTAGATGGTCCCCGGGACGGTGACCTTCCCGACTCCACGAATGCGAAGTGAACCATGCTTGAAGAACTCCGAATCCGTGACCTTGGCGTCATAACCGACGCCGCCCTGCCGCTGGGGCCTGGCCTGAGCGTCGTGACCGGCGAAACCGGCGCGGGCAAGACCATGGTGGTGACCGCCGTCGGGCTTCTTCTGGGTGCCCGATCGGATGCCGGCGCCGTCCGTAGCGGCGCCAAGTCCGCATCCGCCGAAGCTGTGCTGAAGCTGGACCCCGCGCACAGCGCTGTGGAGCGTGCCAAGGAGGCCGGCGGCGAAGCGGAAGAGTTCGACGGCGTGGCTGAGCTCCTGCTGGCCCGCACCGTGGGTGCCGATGGTCGCAGCCGGGCATACGTTGGCGGGCGCGCGGCACCTGTGGGCGTGTTGGCCGAACTGGGGGAGAGCCTGGTGGTGGTCCATGGCCAGTCGGACCAGATCCGTCTCAAGAGCGCCACTGCGCAGCGGCATGCCCTGGACAGGTTTGCCGGGGCACCACTGGCGAAGGTGCTGGGGGAGTACCAAGAACTCTATAACCACTGGAAAGCCATCCAGGCAGAACTTGAAACGCTCCGCAGCGAAGCCCGCGAACGCCTGCGGGAAGCTGAGTCTTTGGACGCGGCCCTGAAGGAAATTGACGAAGTGGATCCTCAGCCTGGTGAGGACGACACGCTGAAGGCCGAGGCAGTGAAGCTGGCCAACGTGGAAGAACTCCGGTTGGCGGCAGCGGCCGCCCATGAGTCCCTCATCGCCGAGGAATTCGGGGATGCAGGGGATGCAACGTCCATGGTGGATGCGGCGAAACGGACTCTGGAACACGTAGCCGACCACGACGAAGAACTGCGATCCGCTGCTGCCCGGCTTGCCGAGGTGGGATTCCTGCTCAACGACATCGCGGCCGAGCTCTCAAGCTACCAAGCCGCCTTGGACACCGAAGGCCCTGAGCGGCTCTCCGAAATCGAGGAACGCCGGGCCGCCCTGGCCAAGCTGATCCGCAAATATGCCCCGAGTATCGACGAAGTGCTCGAATGGGCGGCTACTGCGAGGACGCGCCTGGACGAGTTGCAGGATGACTCCAGTCGGATCGAGTCCCTGGATGCTGAAGTGGCCTCTGCGGAGGCAACTCTCCGCAAGCAGGCATCGGCCATCAGCAAGGCCCGCCTCAAAGCGGCCAAGGACCTCTCAGCCCGGGTGAGCGCGGAGCTGAAGGCCTTGGCGATGGCGGACGCCACGTTGGTCATCGAGGTCGATGGCAGCGGCGCGCTGGGCCCGTGGGGCTCCGACGAGATCGCTTTCCTCCTCCAGCCGCACTCAGGCGCCCCGGCACGTCCGTTGGGCAAGGGAGCCTCCGGGGGTGAACTGTCCAGGGTCATGTTGGCCATCGAGGTAGTGCTCGCCGCAGTCGATCCTGTTCCGACGTTCGTCTTCGATGAGGTGGACGCAGGCGTGGGTGGGCGTGCCGCCGTCGAAATCGGACGCCGGCTCGCCATGCTGGCCCGCCACGTCCAGGTCCTGGTGGTAACGCACCTGCCCCAGGTAGCTGCCTTCGCCGATCAGCACATCCGCGTGACAAAAACGTCCGTGCGGGGCGCCGACGGGAAGACGACCACAGGTTTCACCTCCAGTGACGTCCAGCTGCTGAGCGATGACGAGCGCGTCAAGGAACTGGCCCGCATGCTGGCCGGGCAAGAGGACTCTGAGTCCGCGCAGGCGCACGCCCAGGAATTGTTGGACGACGCGAAGCTCCTGCCGCAGCGCGCTTAGCTTTGGAACGAGGCGCCGAGGGGAGTGCGAGCACTATCACATCCGGATACTTAATCCCGCCCGGCTCTTGCTTGGAATGCGGTGGTGAGCAACTATTGACCATTTGGGGAATCCGAACAGACGCTTGGAAGGCGTAATTGATGATAAGCTCGAATTCCGTGGTGCAGCGATCAAATTCCCGTGTAAATTCCCGGTTCCCGGGCTCGTCCAAGACGACCAAACACATCTTCGTCACCGGTGGTGTGGCGTCCTCGCTCGGTAAGGGTCTGACGGCTTCAAGCCTCGGCCACCTGCTGCGGGCACGCGGTTTGTCTGTAACTATGCAGAAGCTCGATCCCTACCTGAACGTGGATCCGGGCACGATGAACCCCTTCCAGCACGGCGAAGTATTCGTGACGGATGACGGCGCCGAAACCGACCTCGACATCGGACATTACGAGCGCTTCCTCGATGAAAACCTTGAAGGTTCGGCCAACGTCACGACGGGCCAGATCTACTCCACCGTTATCGCCAAGGAACGTCGCGGCGAATACCTCGGAGACACCGTCCAGGTCATTCCGCACATCACCGATGAAATCAAGCGCCGCATGCGCCTGCCTGCCGAGGGCAAGAACGCTCCGGACGTCATCATCACCGAAATCGGCGGCACGGTGGGCGACATCGAGTCGCAGCCGTTCCTGGAGTCGGCCCGCCAGGTCCGCCAGGATGTTGGCCGCAACAACGTCTTCTTCCTGCACGTCTCGCTGGTCCCGTACATCGGTCCTTCCCAGGAACTGAAGACCAAGCCGACGCAGCACTCCGTGGCAGCGCTCCGCTCCATTGGTATCCAGCCTGAAGCGATCGTGATCCGCTCCGACCGCGAAGTGCCGGACGCCATGCGTGAGAAGATCGGCCGCATGTGCGACGTCGACATCGATGCCGTGGTTAACGCCGCCGACGCACCCAGCATTTACGACATCCCCAAGACCCTTCACTCACAGGGCCTGGATTCCTACATCGTCCGTGCGTTGGACCTGCCGTTCAAGGACGTTGACTGGAGCAAGTGGGACAAGCTGCTTGAAGCCGTCCACAACCCCAAGCATGAGGTTGAGGTTGCACTGGTGGGCAAGTACATCGACCTTCCGGACGCTTACCTCTCGGTCACAGAGGCACTGCGCGCCGGCGGTTTCGCCAACGAAGCCAAGGTCAAGATCCGCTGGGTCCCCTCGGACGAGTGCGAAACCCTCGCAGGTGCGACCAAGGCCCTCGCCGGTGTAGACGCAATTTGCGTGCCCGGTGGCTTCGGCATCCGTGGCCTTGAGGGAAAGCTCGGCGCGTTGAAGTTCGCCCGTGAAACCAAGCTCCCGGTCCTGGGCCTGTGCCTTGGCCTGCAGTGCATGGTGATCGAGTACGCCCGCAACGTCGTTGGCCTCGAAGGTGCTTCCTCCAGCGAGTTCGAGCCCGATTCCAAGTACCCGGTCATTGCCACCATGGAAGAGCAGCTGGACATCGTGGACGGCAAGGGCGACCTCGGCGGCACCATGCGCCTGGGCCTGTATGAAGCCAAGCTGGACGAGGGCTCGGTCATTGCCGAGACCTACGGCACCACCACGGTCAGCGAACGCCACCGCCACCGCTACGAGGTCAACAACAAGTACCGCGAGCAGATCGCTGCCAAGGGCCTGGTGTTCTCCGGTACCTCTCCCGATGGCAAGCTGGTGGAGTACGTTGAGCTTCCCCGCGAAGTCCACCCGTTCTACGTGGCAACACAGGCGCACCCGGAGCTCAGCTCCCGCCCGACGCGTCCGCACCCGCTGTTCGCAGGCCTGGTCAAGGCTGCCCTGGAGCGTCGTGAAGGCGTAGCCGTGGACACCAAGTCCGATGCCCGCGCGGTAGCTGCCAAGTAAACGCAAGAACTAACGAAGGACGGCGCGATGCCCGGTATTTCTGAAACCCCCCGCACTTCAAGGCAGGTTTCGGATATGCCGAGCCCGCGCCGTCTTTTGTCTACCAACAAGGTTTACGAAGGCCGCATTTGGGACGTCGTCAGCGACTCGTTCCAGCTCAGCGAAGACACTGACACCCTGGTTCGCGACTACATCGACCATCCGGGCGCCGTAGCGGTGCTTCCCATGAACGTGGACGGCGAGATCCTGCTGTTGAAGCAGTATCGGCATCCCGTGGGTATGGACCTCTGGGAGATTCCGGCCGGCCTCCTTGATATCGAAGGCGAGGACTTCGTGGTGGGCGCGGCACGGGAGCTGGCAGAAGAAGCTGACCTCAACGCGGCCACGTGGAACGTCCTGGCGGACTTCTTTAACTCGCCGGGCTCGTCCAGTGAGGCCATCCGCATCTATTTGGCACGCGGACTCAGCGATGTCCCGGAAGCGGATCGCCACACCCGCACCGACGAAGAGGCGGAGATCGAGTTGCATTGGGTTCCCCTCGAAGACGCGGTACGGGCTGTGCTCGAGGGCCGCCTCCACAATCCCTCGGCGGTAGTCGGTATCTTGGCTGCTGCTGCCGCGAAAGCTGATGGATTCACCAGCCTTCGTCCTGCCAACGCGCCGTGGCCGGCCCATCCGAGCCAGCGCTGAGCATGGCCGAAGCCGCCACGCGAACTCCTACCGGCATTGATCGCGCAGTAACGGACTACCTTCAGCATGTAGGTGTAGAGCGCGGCCTGGCCGCGAATACCCTGGCTGCGTACCGCCGTGACCTGGCCAGGTACTCGAATTTCCTGGCGACACAGGGAGTGGAACGGCCCGGCAATATTACCCGGCATCACGTGACCGCTTTCGTTCAGGCACTGTCAGACGGCAGCGACGGTGCCGCTGTGCTGGGTGTGCGCTCTGCGGCGCGAACAGTTGTGGCCGTCCGCGGACTTCACAAGTTCTGGGCGCTGGAAGGAACCACGACGGCGGACCCCGCCAGCGATGTCCACCCGCCCATGCCCGGCAAGCGGCTTCCAAAAGCCATCAGCGTTGGCGAGGTCACGCGCATCCTGGAGGCGGCGGGCGCGGATACGCCTACCGGGCTCAGGGACCGCGCACTCCTTGAATTCCTGTACTCCACCGGAGCCCGCATCAGCGAGGCCGTCGGTTTGGACGTGGACGACGTTTCCCTCGAAGACGCCGGTGGCGATCCCGCCATCGTGCGGTTGTTCGGTAAGGGTTCCAAGGAGAGGCTGGTGCCCCTTGGCTCTTACGGAGCCCGCGCCGTCGGGGCCTATGTTGTCCGTGGCAGGCCGCTGCTGGCGTCCAAGGGCAAAGGCACGCCGGCGCTGTTCCTCAACGCCCGGGGTGGCCGGATCAGCAGGCAGAGCGCCTGGACCATCCTCAAGGTGGCGGCCGAAAAGGCCAACATCACCAAGGACGTCTCGCCGCACACCCTGAGGCACTCTTTCGCGACACACCTGCTTGAGGGTGGTGCGGATGTCAGGGTGGTGCAGGAGTTACTGGGTCACGCCTCGGTGACCACCACGCAGGTTTATACGTTGGTCACCGCGGATACGCTGCGCGAGGTTTATGCAGCGGCGCACCCCAGAGCGCTCGGCTAACCAGGGCGCTCGGCTAACCAGGGCGCTCGGCCAGCCGCCCAGTTACCCGAGTACGTCCAGCGTCACTTCCAGGGCGTCGACGAACAGTGCCAACAACGAGGTCACCAGGCCTGCCACCAGCAAGAGTCCCGGGTGGGCGAGCCCCACCACCACCCGCTTGAGCTCGGGGCGTCCTTTGAGGAACTTCTTGGGAACCCTCGTCTTCACCGGTACTTGCCGCCAGCCCCGCAACCGCCGCAGGAACCACGCACAGCGCACGATGAACGCCATCCAGAGGATCGAAAGCACCAGTGGAACCGCGGCCAGCATGATATTGAAGCCGAGGGCCGTGACTTCCTTTTCGGAGTCGCCTATCAAGGACTGGACCGTTGTGGAGATGGAGGCGCTCATCACCACGGAGGCGGCCCACACCATGAAGGCAGCAACGAGCGCCAGGAACCGCACGAAGAAATGACCCAGTACCGTTGCGTCCACAGCCCTGAGGTGGCTCCGGGGCGTGGCATGCAGGACCACCAGCGTCGAGACCAAGGTAGGCAAGGCAGCCAGAAGGACCAACAGGTACCAGCTCCATCCGGCGAGGTCCACCACTTCGTCCAACACGATGAGTCCGGACCATACGACCGTCCAGGCCCAGCCTGCGTAGAGCGGGTGCGCCACCAGCCATCGGGGCAGCCACGTGTCCCGCTCCGGCCTCGCTTTGCGAACAGTTTCAGAAGCAGCTTCGTCGCCGGCACCACCCACGGTGGACTGCAGCTCAGCGGCGTCGTCGACGGCGGCCACTGTGGCGCGCACGTCACCCCCACCTTCAGTCATGGGCTCACTGTAGCAATGGCGGCCGCGGCAGGGGAGATCAGGTTAAGGTAGGCAGCATGACTGCAGCCCATGTGACCTTGTGCTTCCTCCTCCGCGACGGCGCGGACGGCGAACATGTTCTGCTGGGGACCAAGAAGACTGGTTTTGGCCGGGGCAAAATTGTGGGTGTCGGCGGACACGTGGAGTTGGGGGAGACCGCCTCGCAGGCGGCGTGCCGGGAGGTCATGGAGGAGATCAATGTAGTGGTCCGTGCCCCGGATCTGATTCCGGCGGGCAGTGTCGACTTTGTGTTTCCGGCCAGGCCGGATTGGAACATGGCCACAACGGTGTTCCTCACTCGATCATGGGAGGGAGATCCGTCCGAAAGCGACGAGATCGCCCCTGAGTGGTTCCCCGTTGCCCGGCTTCCGGTGGAACGCATGTGGGCCGATGCCGAGCATTGGCTGCCGGCCATGATCTCGGGTCAGCGGATCGCCGTGCGTGTTGCGTTGGCCGAGGACAACGAGAGTGTGGCCGACGTGAGCACCGTTGAGTGGGTGGACCAGGAGCCTTAAGGGTGGACCGGGAGCCTTAGGAACAGCGACGGCGGGCCGGTCACCATGTCGGTGACCGGCCCGCCGTCGTAAGTCTCCTGAAGTACCAGAAGCGTTACGGCACGTGCCGCTCTTCCGGGCCGTTGTATTCGCTCAAAGGACGTATCAGCGAGTTGGCGGCTACCTGCTCCATGATGTGTGCGGTCCATCCCGTGATGCGGCTGGCGACGAACAGGGGCGTGAAAGTCTGGGTGTCGAAGCCCATGAGGTGGTACGTGGGGCCGGCCGGGTAGTCGAGGTTGGGCTTGATGGCCTTTGCCTCGTCCATGGCCTGCTCCAAGCCGTTGTAGAGCCCCAGGAGCTCAGGCCGGCCGTAGTGGGCGATCATCTTGTCCAGTGCGGCCTTCATAGTGGGAACGCGGGAATCACCGTGCTTGTAGACGCGGTGTCCGAAGCCCATGACCTTCTTCTTCTGCGCCAGGGCGTCCTCCATCCAAGCACGGGCCCGTGTGGCCGCTTCCTCGAGGGATTCTTCGCTGCGGATACCGATCTCATCGAACGTGTGCATCACGGCCTCGTTGGCACCGCCATGCAGCGGACCCTTGAGGGCGCCGATTGCTGCGGTGACCGCTGAGTGCAGGTCTGACAATGTGGACGTGACCACGCGGGCGGTGAAGGTGGAGGCGTTGAAGGAGTGCTCGGCGTACAGGATCATTGAGACGTTGAACGCCTCAACCACTTCGGGAACCTGCTCTTCGCCGAACGTCATCCACAGGAAGTTCGCCGAGTAGTCCAGGTCCTGACGCGGTTCGATCGCGTCCTGGCCGCGGCGGCGGCGCTGGTCATAGGCCACGACAGCAGGCATGGCCGCCCAGAGGTCGATGGCCTTCTTCATGTTTGCCTCGGGGGAGGAATCCTCGGCCAGTTCGTGCCGGGCACCGAGCACCGATGCGGCAGTGCGGCAGACGTCCATGGGGTGCGCCGTAGTGGGCAACGTATCCACCACCGACTTGACCACGGGGTCCAGGGCGCGGCCTGCACGCTCCCGGGCAGTGAATTCTGCCAGCTGGGCTTCGTCAGGCAGTTCGCCGTTCCACAGCAGGTAGGCAACCTCTTCGAAGCTGCATTTGGCGGCCAATTCCTGGACCGGGTACCCGCGATACAGCAGCGAGTTGGTGTCCGGGTTGACCTTCGAGACGGCGGTGTAATCCACCACGACGCCGGCAAGGCCTTTTTTGATGTCAACAGCTGCCATGCTGCTCTCCTTCGTTCATAATGCAAGCGGCCCGGAAGCCCCGGACTGCCTGCTTTCCCCTGTATGAATCCCGGGTCCTAGCGAGTGCCAGGAACCTGGAAGTTGAAAACGCCGGTATCGAATTGGTTGTATGCCTCGTAGTCGACGAGTTCGTAGAGGCGCGCACGCGTGAGCATGTTTTCCACCTGCGCTTCCTGGGTCCCCGCAGCCTTAATCGATTCCAGAGTACGCTCTGCAGCGCCCATGGCAATGCGGAGCAGGGTGACCGGGTAGATGACCATGTTCACGCCGACGCCCTGAAGCTGCTCCACGGTGAAGAGGTCGCTTTTGCCGAACTCGGTCATGTTGGCCAGGATGGGCACGTCAACTGCGTCGCGGATGGCCTGGAACTCGCTCAAATCACGCATGGCTTCGGGGAAGATGGCGTCGGCGCCGGCATCCACCAGTGCTTTGGCGCGGTCCTGTGCGGCCTGGATTCCTTCGACGGCGCGGATGTCTGTGCGGGCCATGATGAGGAAGTTCGGGTCGCGGCGTGCGTCTGCTGCGGCGCGGATGCGTTTGGTGGCGGTGTCGATGTCGACGACGTTCTTGCCGTCCAGGTGCCCGCAGCGCTTGGGGTTGAACTGGTCCTCGATGTGGCAGCCGGCCAGGCCCGCGTTTTCGAGTTCCTGGATGGTGCG
This genomic window contains:
- a CDS encoding HAD-IIA family hydrolase, coding for MADSLISSFDAVLSDLDGVVYAGPHAIPGAVESLRRLETVGVGLGYVTNNASRTPAQVAAHLRELGAPAEDHQVVSSSQAAGELLASMLPAGAHVLITGSAALAHEIELVGLKPVHSAAESPVAVVQGFNPEIGWKDLAEASYVVAGGAMWFATNTDMSIPQARGMAPGNGTLVAAVAAATGKTPLVAGKPEAPLFHAAAKRLNSTRPLVVGDRLDTDILGGNRAGFATAAVLTGVDTTRTILAARTDERPDYLLADLGGLYAPYPEVVSDGGTFRCGAASAVAGDGTVTVTGDEDDLDAWRAACAAWWAAVPTTAVAQAPQLDWQTQ
- a CDS encoding CTP synthase, producing MISSNSVVQRSNSRVNSRFPGSSKTTKHIFVTGGVASSLGKGLTASSLGHLLRARGLSVTMQKLDPYLNVDPGTMNPFQHGEVFVTDDGAETDLDIGHYERFLDENLEGSANVTTGQIYSTVIAKERRGEYLGDTVQVIPHITDEIKRRMRLPAEGKNAPDVIITEIGGTVGDIESQPFLESARQVRQDVGRNNVFFLHVSLVPYIGPSQELKTKPTQHSVAALRSIGIQPEAIVIRSDREVPDAMREKIGRMCDVDIDAVVNAADAPSIYDIPKTLHSQGLDSYIVRALDLPFKDVDWSKWDKLLEAVHNPKHEVEVALVGKYIDLPDAYLSVTEALRAGGFANEAKVKIRWVPSDECETLAGATKALAGVDAICVPGGFGIRGLEGKLGALKFARETKLPVLGLCLGLQCMVIEYARNVVGLEGASSSEFEPDSKYPVIATMEEQLDIVDGKGDLGGTMRLGLYEAKLDEGSVIAETYGTTTVSERHRHRYEVNNKYREQIAAKGLVFSGTSPDGKLVEYVELPREVHPFYVATQAHPELSSRPTRPHPLFAGLVKAALERREGVAVDTKSDARAVAAK
- a CDS encoding NUDIX hydrolase — encoded protein: MPGISETPRTSRQVSDMPSPRRLLSTNKVYEGRIWDVVSDSFQLSEDTDTLVRDYIDHPGAVAVLPMNVDGEILLLKQYRHPVGMDLWEIPAGLLDIEGEDFVVGAARELAEEADLNAATWNVLADFFNSPGSSSEAIRIYLARGLSDVPEADRHTRTDEEAEIELHWVPLEDAVRAVLEGRLHNPSAVVGILAAAAAKADGFTSLRPANAPWPAHPSQR
- a CDS encoding NAD kinase; this translates as MSRRVLVLAHTGREESLRAAWDACTQLHSSGLVPVLQKSELADIERFFGALDTPIEILNDHVNLEDVELVMVLGGDGTILRAAELVREVDVPLLGVNLGHVGFLAESERADLAQTVEWIASRQYTVEERMTIDVQVWVKGQKIWHTWALNEAAIEKANRERMLEVVTEVDERPLTSFGCDGVVLATPTGSTAYAFSSGGPVVWPEVEALVIVPISAHALFAKPLVVSPRSKLAVEIMSRTDALGVLWCDGRRSVDLPPGARVEVTRSATPVRLARTHKTPFSARLVRKFELPIHGWRGPAPRSGEVHTGPIPVIRTLSPAPLPSPRDVDGPRDGDLPDSTNAK
- a CDS encoding TlyA family RNA methyltransferase, with amino-acid sequence MARLDQELVTRGLARSRTHAAKLISDGKVSSAGTVLAKASIQVNADTELDVEAHLEDIYVSRAGHKLDGALKAFPAVVVSGKRCLDAGASTGGFTDVLLRQGAASVVAVDVGHGQLVPHLRDDVRVDVHEGLNVRYMTPEQIGGPAQLTVADLSFISLTLVVAPLAYCTEPGGDLVLMVKPQFEVGKERLSRTGVVSSENERRRAVAQVARAAVDAGLDLMDLAASPLPGQDGNVEYFLWMKRRMSAVLPKIEERDGDVAALIKKLWPNH
- the recN gene encoding DNA repair protein RecN; translation: MLEELRIRDLGVITDAALPLGPGLSVVTGETGAGKTMVVTAVGLLLGARSDAGAVRSGAKSASAEAVLKLDPAHSAVERAKEAGGEAEEFDGVAELLLARTVGADGRSRAYVGGRAAPVGVLAELGESLVVVHGQSDQIRLKSATAQRHALDRFAGAPLAKVLGEYQELYNHWKAIQAELETLRSEARERLREAESLDAALKEIDEVDPQPGEDDTLKAEAVKLANVEELRLAAAAAHESLIAEEFGDAGDATSMVDAAKRTLEHVADHDEELRSAAARLAEVGFLLNDIAAELSSYQAALDTEGPERLSEIEERRAALAKLIRKYAPSIDEVLEWAATARTRLDELQDDSSRIESLDAEVASAEATLRKQASAISKARLKAAKDLSARVSAELKALAMADATLVIEVDGSGALGPWGSDEIAFLLQPHSGAPARPLGKGASGGELSRVMLAIEVVLAAVDPVPTFVFDEVDAGVGGRAAVEIGRRLAMLARHVQVLVVTHLPQVAAFADQHIRVTKTSVRGADGKTTTGFTSSDVQLLSDDERVKELARMLAGQEDSESAQAHAQELLDDAKLLPQRA
- a CDS encoding bifunctional 2-methylcitrate synthase/citrate synthase, translating into MAAVDIKKGLAGVVVDYTAVSKVNPDTNSLLYRGYPVQELAAKCSFEEVAYLLWNGELPDEAQLAEFTARERAGRALDPVVKSVVDTLPTTAHPMDVCRTAASVLGARHELAEDSSPEANMKKAIDLWAAMPAVVAYDQRRRRGQDAIEPRQDLDYSANFLWMTFGEEQVPEVVEAFNVSMILYAEHSFNASTFTARVVTSTLSDLHSAVTAAIGALKGPLHGGANEAVMHTFDEIGIRSEESLEEAATRARAWMEDALAQKKKVMGFGHRVYKHGDSRVPTMKAALDKMIAHYGRPELLGLYNGLEQAMDEAKAIKPNLDYPAGPTYHLMGFDTQTFTPLFVASRITGWTAHIMEQVAANSLIRPLSEYNGPEERHVP
- the xerD gene encoding site-specific tyrosine recombinase XerD; protein product: MAEAATRTPTGIDRAVTDYLQHVGVERGLAANTLAAYRRDLARYSNFLATQGVERPGNITRHHVTAFVQALSDGSDGAAVLGVRSAARTVVAVRGLHKFWALEGTTTADPASDVHPPMPGKRLPKAISVGEVTRILEAAGADTPTGLRDRALLEFLYSTGARISEAVGLDVDDVSLEDAGGDPAIVRLFGKGSKERLVPLGSYGARAVGAYVVRGRPLLASKGKGTPALFLNARGGRISRQSAWTILKVAAEKANITKDVSPHTLRHSFATHLLEGGADVRVVQELLGHASVTTTQVYTLVTADTLREVYAAAHPRALG
- a CDS encoding 8-oxo-dGTP diphosphatase; this translates as MTAAHVTLCFLLRDGADGEHVLLGTKKTGFGRGKIVGVGGHVELGETASQAACREVMEEINVVVRAPDLIPAGSVDFVFPARPDWNMATTVFLTRSWEGDPSESDEIAPEWFPVARLPVERMWADAEHWLPAMISGQRIAVRVALAEDNESVADVSTVEWVDQEP
- the prpB gene encoding methylisocitrate lyase, giving the protein MLYSKVTPEQKRLKLRELLASGTVQQFPGAFNPLSARLIEEKGFAGVYISGAVLANDLGLPDIGLTTLTEVATRAGQIARMTDLPSLVDADTGFGEPMNVARTIQELENAGLAGCHIEDQFNPKRCGHLDGKNVVDIDTATKRIRAAADARRDPNFLIMARTDIRAVEGIQAAQDRAKALVDAGADAIFPEAMRDLSEFQAIRDAVDVPILANMTEFGKSDLFTVEQLQGVGVNMVIYPVTLLRIAMGAAERTLESIKAAGTQEAQVENMLTRARLYELVDYEAYNQFDTGVFNFQVPGTR